Proteins from a single region of Rhipicephalus sanguineus isolate Rsan-2018 chromosome 5, BIME_Rsan_1.4, whole genome shotgun sequence:
- the LOC119394848 gene encoding disintegrin and metalloproteinase domain-containing protein 10, with translation MANGSPLLVMTVTVLFLMALTHGLLSSSNIIIIVVVNIAISAQEEEKGRQVARRGRDMGRGRRSQRLLLPWLLLVALCVHCGGGELSEFVSRFERVRMQAFSVPPTRSVDAMDVAADAQGGYRVSFMAYGQHFNLSLAEDPRHVNRIPVFVHNTSGVSKVAYEADYSLYIGRLEDNPRSEVMGYFRDGVFDGVIRTENNVYFVEPADNFFLKKQNYDAVVYSGMEVMAPDCVTMKGGVRACFQNTTRAAIGPSKQLQRLSPEADLLTRMSAQRMRSTSSSGTSSGLRVCGVELLADHSFFRSRNRNVNLVVQEMILHLHYADLVFRNTDFQLPFRVGLIPEKVTIFAEPSSKGYPLGQEDLSAKDYLASFSFYVQRHCLVVGFSHRPFESNTLGISFVANPDPEGPVGGICELPMRFIDQDTIHSFNIASITTSTSNRKRVPHGVSFGTVTHEIGHSFGSPHDPAADPACHPIGKSGFYIMVKYSVDGSLPNHRAFSPCSVRDMRKVLRAKGTCLAEDGARCGNGIIEPGEECDCGSEATCDTLDPCCSPAPSASQLHETLLPPQRDQPCTVRRTGGSTCSPRSSACCNDQCGATLLRAASNASCRPFDECMASGVCDDKGVCRPLTARADGYPCRGTKKTCRNGKCQSTPCQDRGLLDCVCVDEGRFGHDECHICCRNGSRGACLPAIEHGVKSLDGRLFVQRSDFFCHGRRGQCDGFGMCIVSPMISHSSSSKSAAALMLLTPLHAAYCSEAYQDYPDLLVTDEQLRVVTDDAFHYRIQ, from the exons ATGGCGAATGGTTCGCCGCTACTGGTGATGACGGTGACGGTCCTCTTCTTGATGGCCCTCACACA TGGGTTACTGTCATCATCGAATATCATtatcatcgtcgtcgtcaacaTAGCCATCTCCGCGCAGGAGGAAGAGAAGGGCAGGCAGGTAGCCAGGCGGGGCCGCGACATGGGCCGGGGGCGGCGGTCGCAGCGGCTGCTACTGCCATGGCTGCTGCTCGTAGCGCTGTGCGTGCACTGCGGCGGCGGCGAGCTGAGCGAATTCGTGAGCCGTTTCGAGCGCGTTCGCATGCAGGCGTTCAGCGTGCCACCCACCCGCAGCGTAGACGCCATGGACGTGGCTGCCGACGCGCAGGGTGGCTATCGGGTCTCGTTCATGGCCTATGGTCAGCACTTCAACCTATCTCTGGCCGAGGACCCGCGCCACGTGAACCGCATCCCGGTCTTCGTGCACAACACGAGCGGCGTGTCGAAAGTCGCGTACGAGGCCGACTACAGCCTCTACATCGGCCGCCTCGAAGACAACCCGCGCTCCGAAGTGATGGGCTACTTCCGCGACGGCGTCTTCGACGGCGTCATACGGACCGAGAACAACGTCTACTTCGTCGAGCCAGCCGACAATTTCTTTCTGAAGAAGCAGAACTACGACGCTGTCGTCTACTCCGGTATGGAGGTAATGGCGCCCGACTGCGTCACCATGAAAGGCGGAGTGCGCGCCTGCTTTCAGAACACGACTCGCGCCGCCATTGGCCCCTCCAAGCAGCTGCAGCGGCTGTCGCCCGAAGCAGACCTCCTGACTCGCATGAGCGCTCAAAGAATGCGCTCCACATCGTCCAGCGGCACTTCCTCGGGCCTGCGTGTATGCGGCGTTGAGCTGCTGGCCGACCACTCGTTCTTTCGATCGCGCAACCGTAACGTTAATCTGGTAGTGCAGGAGATGATTCTGCACTTGCACTACGCGGATCTGGTGTTCCGTAACACCGACTTCCAGCTGCCGTTCCGCGTGGGGCTCATTCCCGAGAAGGTTACCATCTTTGCCGAGCCCAGCAGCAAGGGCTACCCCTTGGGCCAGGAAGACTTGTCGGCCAAGGATTACCTGGCAAGCTTCTCGTTCTACGTGCAGCGACACTGCCTGGTCGTGGGCTTCTCCCACCGTCCGTTCGAAAGCAACACGCTGGGCATCTCGTTCGTGGCCAACCCAGACCCCGAGGGCCCCGTGGGAGGCATTTGTGAGCTGCCCATGCGCTTTATCGACCAGGACACCATACATAGCTTCAACATCGCCTCCATCACGACGAGCACTTCGAACCGCAAGCGGGTTCCGCACGGAGTCTCGTTCGGTACGGTGACGCACGAGATCGGCCACAGCTTCGGCTCGCCGCACGACCCGGCCGCCGACCCGGCGTGTCACCCGATCGGCAAGTCGGGCTTCTACATCATGGTCAAGTACTCGGTGGACGGCTCCCTGCCCAACCACCGGGCCTTCTCTCCGTGCTCAGTGCGCGACATGCGCAAGGTGCTGCGCGCCAAGGGCACCTGCCTGGCCGAAGACGGCGCGCGCTGCGGCAATGGCATCATTGAGCCGGGCGAGGAGTGCGATTGTGGCTCGGAAGCCACCTGCGACACCTTGGACCCTTGCTGCTCGCCGGCGCCGTCGGCTTCCCAGCTTCATGAGACCCTGCTGCCGCCTCAGCGGGACCAGCCCTGCACCGTGCGACGCACCGGTGGCTCCACTTGCTCGCCGCGATCGTCGGCCTGCTGCAACGACCAGTGCGGTGCGACGCTACTGCGCGCCGCTTCCAACGCGTCGTGTCGGCCTTTCGACGAGTGCATGGCGTCCGGCGTGTGCGACGACAAGGGCGTGTGCCGACCGCTGACGGCGCGCGCTGACGGATATCCGTGCCGGGGCACCAAAAAGACTTGTCGCAACGGCAAGTGCCAATCCACCCCCTGCCAGGACCGGGGACTGCTAGACTGCGTGTGTGTGGACGAAGGGCGCTTCGGGCACGACGAGTGTCACATATGCTGCCGCAACGGATCGCGCGGCGCCTGCCTGCCCGCCATCGAGCACGGCGTCAAATCACTCGATGGCCGCCTCTTCGTGCAGCGCTCGGACTTCTTTTGCCACGGCCGGCGCGGACAGTGCGACGGATTCGGCATGTGCATAGTCTCGCCCATGATATCGCACAGTAGCAGCAGCAAGTCGGCGGCAGCGCTTATGCTGCTGACGCCC